The Thamnophis elegans isolate rThaEle1 chromosome Z, rThaEle1.pri, whole genome shotgun sequence DNA window tccctctcccctcccactaTTTACTTTGATCCTTCTCAATCTTCTCAAGGCTTTCCAGAAGAGAATCCACTTTCTGCTTAATCTGGGTCAGTTCCTTCTTAATGGCTTGCAAGTCATCTCCTTTCACTGCAATAGAGAAGAGAGGGACGCTCAATTCACTGGAAGTTTCAGCACCGGAGCGTATTAAATAAGCATCAAATACTCCAGAAAACACATACaaatttgttttttccactttatcttCTAAaagccctcctctctctcttcaaagAGGCACTGCAGCCAGGTTGAAAACAGGGAGGAGGGCAGGCTTTGGAAGAAGCCAATTTAAATAATACACAAAatctcttcacacacacaccccacttgCTGTAGACCCTTGCTCAATGTTCCGACACCTACATTTCCCAGATTTGGAGGACGATCCCCGCTGCCCGCTCTTCGAATTGAATCCGCTCTTCCCTCTGCGAGAGGTATTGCCAGAAACCCGCTGGCGTTTGGAAGGGACCACAGCCCTGGCAATAGGGGGTGGAGGGGGCACTCGTGCTTGGTAGCTGTACATCCTAAGGAGAATCCAAAAAGAAAGgcggggaatatatatatatatatatataccttagCTTCAAAACCGCTTTGCGGCATCGCACTATAAATCTCTTCTTGAGGTTTCCCAAAATACCTTTCTTCTAATTAAGATAAGCTAATTGAGGGCATTATGTACTCCTTTGAAAAGAGCTTGGTGCTTTCTGTTATCTGTTACACCCACACTTCAGAAATATATCCCCTGGCTAAAGGAGACGGCCCAGAACTattttagaatcagaatagagttgtaagggaccttggaggtcttctagaccaaccccctgctcaaggaggagaccctatacccatgatggcaaacctatggcatgcgttgCAGAGGGGACACACAGGGTCCCGTGGGCACTTGCGCCATCGCCACCTGGTTTTCTATttccagcgcacgcatgcgtgcagaccagctggtcttcacgggcaCTGAAGTGcttgaaaatggtctgaaaaatgccccaaaaaagacctgaaaaacagccaaaaaccaggcTGATTTTCAGGCTATTTGTGGGCCATTTTTTGGTCGTTTTCAGGCCCAAACCACGGCcttaaaaatggccaaaaaaccccAGGCATAttcgcaccagccagctggtcttcaggtttctagcACTCTGGCGCCTGTGCCGGCACAcccattctggtttgggcactcgatgcCGAAAATGTTtgccaccactgccctataccgtttcagataggtggctgcccagtcttttctttaaaaacctccagtgattgggAGCTCTTATACTTTAAACTCTGCTCCTGtacctctcccctctctccaaaAACATTTGATCAAAATCTCCTCTTAAATGTTGTTAGTACAGTCAAGGGCTACCCATTTTCTTCCTAACTTTGGAGGACAAGGGATCTCAAGCGTTTTAATTCCCATTCAGCTAAACGTTTGGGAGGTAAAGAGGCGTGCCTAGATATCCTCTGCAATATCAGGAGGACACAAAAGGGGAGAAGAGCATTAAGCTCACACTCCATGAATTAAATGGAATGAATATGCTCAGGTTCCAACAATTTCCCCTGTGTTGTTTTATGAATTCGAGTCTGATTCACTGGATCTGGAGTTTGAGCCCAAGATTTTGGGGAGCCTGCATGCAGACCATCAGGGACCTTAGTTCTGTACTTTTGTTCTACAGCAACACTTTACTGGAGGGTgcgtgtgtgtccgtgtgtgaaATGCTCCAGGATACTTCTGTCTCAAACCACCACACCCCAGAGAATTGTTTATAATATTACGAAACGGACGCATCCCAACTGAGACTCTCTACCGACTCAGTATTATCTATCCTAACAAAgcacaggggcgtcaaactcgatttcattgagggccacagcagggttgtgtttgacattgGGGGACCCGGGAAGGGGGTGGTGGAGGATGACCAGATCGACATCGCTTGTGTCGGGagcatctgtggtggcctgagcgcttgTGCTAGTGAAAATGGGAGGACCACGTgcagccttcctgagctccattctCGCTGGaagacggttgcaggaggccgtcgcagccaaaaacagtgTTTGTCTGTCTGTATGCGGccatcccgagctccgttttcgctggcagaggcaccgtggtcCAGTCCTTCGcggtttccagggcagctccgaaggccagatctaagcactccgcgAGCCTttagttttgacacccctgctcaagATGGTTCAAGTCTATTTGAAGATGTTCAGCACCACCCCCATGCAGAGAATGAATTTCACCGCTAATTTATAGCCTGCCTCAGAACTTCTCAGCCTCTTCCCTTTGGCTGTTATCTGCAGGAACATTCAGCCTTGACGGCATCTTTACTATGGGAAGCCTCTAGGAGGATTTCACGAACCCAAAGCACCCATCCCTTTGATGAAGCACTGCCtccatcttcttcttcccctcccccacctccccccccccagcagctttGGCAGTGGCTACAAGACTGCCTCTGGCTCAATGAGCGAACATTGCATTTCTGAGAATGAGTTAGACAATACAAACGACctccagaaagagagagagaacatcgtGCTGCCTTTTAGCAGAACTGCTGAAAAGAGGGCATGATTGCCAGCCAGAAGAGCAATACTTTTTTGGCGAAGAACTGGCGGTCTAGCCTTTTGAGTTGTGTGCCCTGAAGGCATGAATACAAAAGCTATTTTGTGGAGCTAAGCTAAGCTGACAATCTAAGTTTTAATTCAAACGGAATGCAAGTATTTGTATTATCCAGTCATGTTTTTGATAaacatctctatttctctctctctcaaacacatgcACAACTGAGCCCGTGTAATTGGGCAACAACTTTGGGGAGTTTTATGGGGGTCCACAATGAAGGCTTTGGAGAGGGGGCCAACGGAGCCCTaagatttttttgttttctagGACTGGGGTTTTCAGTTCAGAGCTGCTTTTCCCCACCAGGATTCAAAACACAAAAGCAGAGCAGAGAGCAATTTGACCCCACATACCTGTCATAATAGTCACGCTGGAAGTCATAATCGAGGTCAAATGAAGACCTGAAAGACAAAGGGTGGAACACATGGTCAGGTCTCGGGGGGAGTATAGGGATCCCAGCCCTCACTTCTAAAGGGCTGGGGATCACAAGACAATCCTTTAAACTATCAACATGAGTAGTTTTCAGTTTTCCCAGCCCAATTTAGCAAAAAAGTAAAATGGTTTAGATACAATGCAACGGTGAAAGCAAGCAGGGACCCACCCAATTCTCCCTCCCtgcatttctgccccccccccctttgcttaaaaaaaaaagccatctgCCGCTCGGCACTGTGATTCCCCCAGTCTCATCCACCCCAAATATATCAAAGCCACACTGCAGTTTCTGACAGTCAGCTGGATTGCACAGACCCACCCGCGCATGCACGCACCCAACCCAATCGGACATTGCATCTTGCACCCATCCAAGCTGGACAGTACGGCAAGGCAGAGGCACTGCTCATTCCAAAGCCCATTCCAAAATTAAattaggatttattttttttttaaaaagagaaatagagagagagaagttaaaaataatgtaaacGTAAGGCTCCCGACCTGACTAGAGGGGACGGAGAAGGTGGTGCAGCTACTGACCCGTACATCTCTGTGGCCGATCTCTTCACCCCAGCTTTACCACGGTTCAACTTCGGCTCGGCAGCCAGATTAATATCTGAACGAGACACAGAAGCTCAAGTTTGAAACCTAGGATCTCCACAGGCCCTTGGGAGAAATCACAATTCTGCTGCCATGCGGCTTTTCTCACCCGAGGAGAACAAATTTTTCTCATTTCTAATTGTGAAGAGGTTTAAAAAAACATGtctgccaaatgttggaaatgcaatcagAGACTGGGCTCGTACTACCATAGTGGGTGGACTTGCCCAAAGgccaaagaataaaaaataaatttggggGACAAAAATACGTACATAGTTAGAGAAAAGGATAAAGCAAcaaaatagatttaaaaccagaaatattcttgTGAGTTATTTTGCCAtcaaaaaaaatatcataaaggGCATGCATATTTAATACGATACattttgacagcagcaagaattgtattagcACAAtcctggaaaaatgaggaaactccTTCAgatgaaaatacatttttttaaaaaaaacctattagaTTGTGCAGACATGGATAGGTTAACGCTAAagataaaggataaagaagacttggcatttgttttatcaatggttagatacattgttttcttgaaaacaagacggtcttattttgttttgacccctgaaataagcacttggccttattttcggggaggtcttattatttttgaggtgcacgaggtggcgagcgtggtcaccccatggctgctgctgtgttgcaatattttctgggagggcttattttcgggggggagaagagggcttattttagcgcatgactcaaaagcccgattgggcttattatctggggaggtcttatttgcgGGGAAACAGAATAAAGGTAAAAATTAGAAGCTGGAAggatattattatatatacaagcaaagattattattactattattatgtatATGTAAAATGACCCGGACAATACACTATTAAATACTTACATATGTTAAAGGAAaatgcataaatattttttttttaaaaaaagaagtcgtTCCTAGCTAATTGCTGGGAGATTAGGGTTATAACAATTCGAGAACACCAGAAAGAAGACTGGCTGAAAATATTGTTATCTACCAGCTGTCTTTACTTATAATATCTGGAAAAGAAAAGAGTTCCACACCTTCTGGGGTTCAGTTTATGGTCACCCATTCACACAGCCTGTCAAGGCATACAGATCTTGtaagctccccccctcctctcgctTCCTACCTGGGTTTTCCAGATAGGCAAGGCGAAGAAcagacaatacaataatacacagCTGTGGTCAATGGCTGGAAAATTAATGAGCGAGACATTCCAACCCCTTTCAACCAAGGGCAAACTGGCTCTTTGGAATACAAGGAATACATTCAttctcccctcccacccaccccccaagggAAATTTCAAGTTAACAGCAAAACTTCATCGGTTACACTGTGAATTTGTTCCTTCTCCGCTCACCCACACCTTCCTAACACTTACGTGCTTGTTACCTACAGGCTGCCAGGCACTAACTTAGAAGGATGGATGCTCTGAATCCAAAAGAGGGGGTGGGCTTCAAGACAccccccacctttatctcccaCAGGCCCTGCCTACTTCGTCGATTCACAACGCTGGCAGCTGCTCTTGCCTTAATTTGCACATCTGGtagcagggtggataaaaatcaatgattatatatataatttattttaataaaatgcttttggagtaaacatctatctaaagatagttttctatttaagatacattaataatttagttcatTCAACATGAAATAGAGCTtaagttatgtagcatgaggctatatactctgcaatattgggactgtcggtgagtcaacaggagggaagaagagccggtgtgggacagagatgacagttgcttttttaaaattatgatttaaattgagttgatttaaatcaagcctttttactagtgatttaaatcgtcatttaaaatgtgatttaaatTGAATCCATCCTGCAAAAGTCCACCCACTTCTAAGGGTCTCTGCTCCACTTTTAAATGGTGCTGTTATATACTTTAAGGTTTAGCTCAAAACTGCCTTCCATTTCAACTGCTCTTGTGCTAAGAATAACTGGGCTCCATCTTCTGCCTGACcacctttcaaatattggaagtttACCTTTGTAATCCCAGCAAAACAATCCCAGCCGTTTAAAACATTTGCCCTTACGTAAGTGGCCATTATGTGAATATTCTTCTTAAATTGTGGAGCCTTGATCCGAAGGCAAAACTCCAAATATACTTTGCCTGGcactgaacagaacagaactgcaCTGTTCATGAACTGGAGAGTAATCTTCTCCTGAGGCAACCTATTTGTGTTAATTTGTAAGCAACCACCTTACTGCCCCATGTATTATCCAATAGATGCTTAGAACCTTTTTCCATGTATACAATGAGCCACTCTTCCCAAATCGACATGAAATTTTGATTTTAGGGTTTCAATGCCTATATTCAAGCATGTCCCTTTCTGAACCTAATCACATTACTCTCAGCCTTGTGTCATTGGTAAATTAGATAAAGCATTGCTTTATAtgaatgcaggacaagaagcaatgaatggaaaatgaacaaggagagatccaaccaaaaaacaaggagaaatttcttgacaattacaacaattaatccgtgggaccgctcgcctccagaagttgtgggtgctccaacactggaggtttttaagaagagatgggacaactgtttgtctgaaatgatgtagggtttcctgcttgagcaaggagtccctccaaggccccttccaactatgttattctgttatctaagCATTTATAAAATCGTACGAACTGTGAAAGCCTTGGAGGCCATAGAGTctaattcaaattaaaatagcaagagcagttagacttatacaggAGTCATGCGGTGGCCTAAAGGTGGAGGTCTTGCCTCACAAGGAGGAGGCTGTGCTTTCGATCCTAGGtaaaagcagatatttctctctctaggcGCAATGAAAAtacatctgctgaacaaaactccgcattggcaacaggaagggcatctggccactaAAACACTAGTGTTCTGACCTACGCTTcatgatacagtaaaaagcacacactttgtccccaaaaccctttttatttcaaaggctgtaaattatgttcattcacagcccgtaatgagttccaaatagttgtaaagagtcctacagtaggctgccaaagtctttcgggataagacTGAAAAGCACCCACCCTTTAccttccttgaaatgctgccaaaggcTTAATTGGCAATtggcttggcaaggccacacggagcaaagagtcaaaacggagcttcagaaggtaaactgaccagcatgaacaagttgcttcctgcaaaggctaatgtgcctttgctccttctttatgtcctatgggaggggccaatcacctccaagccttactcccgagtcgtcccttctgtcttaactgttcttgccttctggcagctctgcacatgcgcgcactgggaacagggggagcctgttcctctgccccgctgatgtctgactctggaggcaacacataactcccagatggccttggccacctatctgcctccgacatagagccctggtccaagccttccccagactccaggactggcccatgttcctctgcaacctcctcactgtccaattctGCAGGCCGCTAGCGGACCACAACAGctaactccattcagttgcccagacttcacGCCGCAAGGGAGTATGGGCTCGTTAAAAGACAAtgacttaagacttatatatcacttcgcaacgctttacagccctcttaagcagtttagagtcagcctgttgcacacacaccccaaccttctgggttgttttttttgccctcagaaggatggaaggctgagtcaaccttgagccggtcagaatcgaactactGACAGTGAGCtagcctacaatactgccttCCCACCACTGTGCTATCACAGCTCATCTAGTCCGGCATAGGATGgctaggtttttattttttggggacaGCCAACCAAGAGAGTGCCTAACACCTTTTCTGGATAAACCCAGCAGCATGCCTGCAAATATTTCCTTAGGTTTTGGTGCACAACACCCGGTTAATATCCTTGGCACACTGCATAAAACGGGAGCGgcgagggagaaagagaatgccCCTATCTCAGAGGTGGACCACCTGAAGTTATATAGGGCTGCCCTCCAAAAAGCAGCCATGGAAAGCAGAAATGCATACAGGAAGCCctccaacttacaacagttcatttagacaCCGTTCAAAAGTTGCCACAGCACTGGGCGGGGGGGGAGTGACCGTttgtcacacttacaactgttgcagcatccccctggggtcacatgatcaaaattcaggcgcttggctaCCGACTCCTATTTGTGACACTTGTGGTGTCTCGgggtggggggtcatgtgattgcgaccttctgacaagcaaaagtcaaccAGGAAGCCGGATTCCTttcaccatgttactaatttaacagctgaacaattcaactctttaaaaaaacagctgGCAAGAAAGAAATCTCGTAAAATGAaggggtcaaaactcacttaacaaacgtctctcTTAACAATGGGAGGTTTTCGGCTCCCTTGTGGCCTTGAGGTTCGAGGACTAGCTATAGTTCCCCGCAAACTGTGGCCCGCCATTATAAACAGCCAGGGCAATCTGGGGTGAAAAGAGCTGCTTCCTTAGCAGCAGGAGGATCCAAACTGCGTAGCGTGCTAGTAAAATACAACATTTCAGAGGCTCAGGTTACCCACAAAACTCCCTTCTTCGCTTTTGTTGCCAAAGAAAACCTAATATCACCTTTCACAAACAACCGGCTAAGCGGGAAGCAAGAGAATAAGCTAAAAGAAAAATCTTTTTAGAGGGGGAGTTTGGGATATTGAGTGGGAAAAACATCGGCAATTTTGTCTTCTGCTGGCAGAGGACGGGGGGAATGTTGCCTtcggaaaagaaaggaaaaattctCTCCGGCAAGGCTTGAGCGTGTCtgaactagagcagtgtttttttgTACCTGACATTAACAGGCAGGTCCCAACAACTGttgagaagggggaagggagctTTTCCTGAAGGGGGAAACCTTGAATTTCTTCTTGGCTtccagggtttttaaaaaaattattattagtaTGTCAAGCATGACAGACCAGATGATCTGAAAACACTCCGGAGCTACTCATTCTTCTGACATTTATTTTCAGAGTTGTAAATAGGCAGGAGAGGAAGGAATCTGCATTCTGGTGGTGATGAGATTTTAGTAGTTTGGTTTCAAAGTCCAGCGCTCAGTGAAGCCAACAagctttaaggtaaaggttccccttgcacatatgagactctagggggtggtgctcatctctgtttcaaagccaaagagccagtgctgtctgaagatgtctccgtggtcatgtggccggcataactaaacaccaaaggcacacagaacgtggttatcttcccaccaaaggtggctcctattttttctactcgcatttttacatgcttttgaactgctaggatggcagaagctgggacaagtaacaggagttcattctgttacgcggcgctagggatttgaatcaccaaactgtcgacctttctgattgacaagctcagcatcttagccacagcGTCCCTGTGCCTTTATatacccttaaaaaaaaagacatatatGTGTGTGCTTTTCTCTAGTCTGGTTCCAGGTTGCAGAAAGCTCCTAGATCAAGGCAAAGACAGGCCAAGAATAATATTTCTGTTTAGATAGAGAATTCTCCATCATAAAATCTGTGTTCTGTGACTGCTTGTCAGCCCAAACAGGTAGATCAGATCAGAAATCTACTCTGTAGGAAGGTTGAAACTTCTTCCCTCCTCAATATatttaattagtttagtttagtttattgttcattgcacctcatacagctaaattaaatgccatcttcagtgtacatcatacataaaaaactataaaaataaaacaaaaacataaatccTCCAtgttctatacaattgaattgaaaacaccTGATATTGCAttgatattgcactatacagtagagttCAATATAATTACTGCCCTggaatagaagctgtttttcagcctattggtCCTTGTTCTTTTTCTCCTGCACCGTCTGCCAGatgtaatagttcaaaaaaaaaggtgCCCAGGATGAGGATGGAtcttttaaggatgttttgaagttccttaaggcagcgggagctataaagctcttccaaggaggggagagggcaagCCACGATCCTCTGGGCAACGACGTTGACCTTCTGGAGTGCTGCCCTATCTGCCACGGtccaattggcaaaccatacacaagtgcagtaagttaaaatactctctgtaagtgcagtggtagaaggtcaccagcagtttttcactcagttgttgtttcctgagaagcctcaggtagtataatctctgctgggcccttttgaccagtgctgcaaagTGAGTGCCCCAGGTCACATCCTCTTTTACGATTACACCCAGAAAcgtaaaactggccacttgctctccattgataagcaagagcTGGAtatctattccttctgtagtccactatTAACTGCTTCTATCTTCCTTTCACTCTCCGTTTTATATTCCTACAATACCAGAAATTTCTtaacactaacacacacacacacacacacacacacacacacacacacaggctgcAAGATGTATCTTGTTCGCACAGGGAACTGTTAGCAGACCCCGGGTTGAACAAGGCAAAAAGGGAAGCAAGCCAAAGTTCTTCACCGCTAGAAGAACCACCACTGGCAAATTCATTGGGATGATGGAAAAAACCAGAAGGGCCAACCCTGGAAGTCGCCTACTTACCAAGGACCTGGCCTGCTATCATCCTGCCATCCTCTCCCGCTACTGCAGAGCGGGCGTTGCGCTCGTTCACATACTGCACAAACGCAAAGCCCTTGTGCACGGAGCAACCCACAATCTTGCCGTACTTGGAGAAGATGGCTTCAACGTCGGACTTCTTGACCACGAGGGTATTGAGGTTTCCGATGAAGACGCGGGAATTGAGAGAACGGGGATCTGTCTTGTTGGTGACGTTGCTGGCCATAGCTCACCCACGCAGCAGAAAGGCTAACCTGCTGCCGAGGGccagggaaagggagaaaaagatgggtCAGCGAAAGGAAAACCGTCAGATGTCATAGCTTTTTACACAATATAACCCAACTGCACAAAAAGACACAAAACGCACATATTTTGGGGGGGCATCAGCTGCCAGGTAGCACTTCCTCAAAAGGAAAAGCTACCAGAGTGATGCATGCTGGGAAATCTCAGGTGCATCCTGTCTAGGGATAAGATA harbors:
- the HNRNPC gene encoding heterogeneous nuclear ribonucleoproteins C1/C2 isoform X1, yielding MASNVTNKTDPRSLNSRVFIGNLNTLVVKKSDVEAIFSKYGKIVGCSVHKGFAFVQYVNERNARSAVAGEDGRMIAGQVLDINLAAEPKLNRGKAGVKRSATEMYGSVAAPPSPSPLVRSSFDLDYDFQRDYYDRMYSYQARVPPPPPIARAVVPSKRQRVSGNTSRRGKSGFNSKSGQRGSSSKSGKLKGDDLQAIKKELTQIKQKVDSLLESLEKIEKDQKLKNDKSEEEQSSSSTKKEESNVKMESEAGADDSAEEGDLLDDDDNEDRGDDQVRSWRRQRASSEDGGSPRLLTRLFCLSPSLSQLESIKGDDKEPEEGEDDRDSANGEDDS
- the HNRNPC gene encoding heterogeneous nuclear ribonucleoproteins C1/C2 isoform X4, which encodes MASNVTNKTDPRSLNSRVFIGNLNTLVVKKSDVEAIFSKYGKIVGCSVHKGFAFVQYVNERNARSAVAGEDGRMIAGQVLDINLAAEPKLNRGKAGVKRSATEMYGSSFDLDYDFQRDYYDRMYSYQARVPPPPPIARAVVPSKRQRVSGNTSRRGKSGFNSKSGQRGSSSKSGKLKGDDLQAIKKELTQIKQKVDSLLESLEKIEKDQKLKNDKSEEEQSSSSTKKEESNVKMESEAGADDSAEEGDLLDDDDNEDRGDDQLESIKGDDKEPEEGEDDRDSANGEDDS
- the HNRNPC gene encoding heterogeneous nuclear ribonucleoproteins C1/C2 isoform X2 encodes the protein MASNVTNKTDPRSLNSRVFIGNLNTLVVKKSDVEAIFSKYGKIVGCSVHKGFAFVQYVNERNARSAVAGEDGRMIAGQVLDINLAAEPKLNRGKAGVKRSATEMYGSSFDLDYDFQRDYYDRMYSYQARVPPPPPIARAVVPSKRQRVSGNTSRRGKSGFNSKSGQRGSSSKSGKLKGDDLQAIKKELTQIKQKVDSLLESLEKIEKDQKLKNDKSEEEQSSSSTKKEESNVKMESEAGADDSAEEGDLLDDDDNEDRGDDQVRSWRRQRASSEDGGSPRLLTRLFCLSPSLSQLESIKGDDKEPEEGEDDRDSANGEDDS
- the HNRNPC gene encoding heterogeneous nuclear ribonucleoproteins C1/C2 isoform X3, whose translation is MASNVTNKTDPRSLNSRVFIGNLNTLVVKKSDVEAIFSKYGKIVGCSVHKGFAFVQYVNERNARSAVAGEDGRMIAGQVLDINLAAEPKLNRGKAGVKRSATEMYGSVAAPPSPSPLVRSSFDLDYDFQRDYYDRMYSYQARVPPPPPIARAVVPSKRQRVSGNTSRRGKSGFNSKSGQRGSSSKSGKLKGDDLQAIKKELTQIKQKVDSLLESLEKIEKDQKLKNDKSEEEQSSSSTKKEESNVKMESEAGADDSAEEGDLLDDDDNEDRGDDQLESIKGDDKEPEEGEDDRDSANGEDDS